The Geothrix sp. DNA segment AGAACCCCTACACCGTGCGCGTGGTCTCGGACATCACCGAGAGCAACGGCTCCTCGTCCATGGCCACCATCTGCGGCGGCACCCTCGCCCTGATGGATGCCGGCATCAAGCTCCAGTCCCCCGTGGCGGGCGTGGCCATGGGCCTCGTCAGCGACGGTGACAAGTTCGTCGTCCTGTCCGACATCGCCGGCCAGGAAGACCACTACGGCGACATGGACTTCAAGGTCGCCGGCACCGAGAAGGGCATCACCGCCCTGCAGATGGACATCAAGATCGGCGGCATCACCACCGAGATCCTCACCAAGGCCCTCGACCAGGCCAAGGCCGGCCGTCTGCACCTGCTGGATCTCATGGGCCAGGTGCTCGCCGCGCCCCGCGCCGAGTTCGCCAGCAACGCCCCCCAGATGCACAGCATCCAGCTCCCCAAGGAGAAGATCCGCGACGTCATCGGCAAGGGCGGCGCCACCATCCGCAACATCATCGAGGTGAGCGGCTGCGAAGTGAACATCGACGACGACGGCCTCTGCCAGGTCGCCGGCCCCACCCAGGAGAAGCTGCAGGTGGCCCTCAAGATGATCGGCGACCTCATCCAGACCGCCGAGGTTGGCAAGACCTACCTGGGCAAGGTCGCCAAGGTGGTCGAGTTCGGCGCCTTCGTGACCATCCTCCCCGGCCTCGACGGCCTGCTGCACGTCAGCGAGCTGGCCCACCACCGCGTCGCCAACCCGGCTGACGAGGTGAGCGAAGGCCAGGAAGTCATGGTCAAGTGCATCGGCATCGACGAGAAGAGCGGCAAGATCAAGCTCAGCCGCAAGGCGCTCATCCCCAAGCCCGAGGGCGCGGATGCCGAGCCCGAAGGCGAGGAAGGAGCCGCTGGCGAACCCCGCCGCGAGCGCAGGCCCAGGCCCCGGCGCGACCGCTAGGCCCCGGAGGCATTCCAGCGAAGAGGGCCCCTCCCGGGGCCCTCTTCCTTTGCCGGGTCCCCTGCTACTCCCAGTGGTGCCGGAGCAGGTCGGGCGGAGGCGGCAGCTCCCGGAACCAGCGCAGGGGCTTGAGTCCCGGGTTGAGGATGGCCAGGACGGTCAGGATGATCAGCTTGAAGTAGAGGTACAGGCTGACGTGCCGGGCGTACCACAGCTCCAGGGCCCCCTTGTAGGGGGCGGCCACCTGGTCGTGCACCCACTTGGGCTCGTGCTCCGGATGCCGGAGGATCCTCTCCTCGTCCCTGAAGAAGAGAGAGCCCATGCCCGATAGCCCGGGCTTCATGCCCTTGATGGCCTCCTGCTGCTCCGGCGAGTAGAGGTCGAAGTGGGATGCCACGACGGGCCGGGGGCCGATGACGCTCATCTGCCCCAGCCACACGTTGAAGAGCTGGGGAAGCTCGTTGATCTTCGTCTTCCGGAGCAGCCTCCCGAAGGGCAGCACCCGGGGGTCCCCGGCCTGGGTGATGAACCCCCCCGGCAGGTTCGGGCTGTTCAGGAGCATGGTGGCGAACTTGAACACGCTGAAGGGCCGTCCGCCCTGCCCGATGCGCGTCTGCAGGTAGAAGACGTGGTGCTCGCCCGTGCAGGCGAGGATGAGCATCACCGGCAGCAGGATGGGCAGCAGCACCAGGATGGCGAGGCTCGAGAGGATGAAATCGAAGGTCCGGATCACTTACATCCTTCCATCAAGGTACTTCCCGGTCTCCAGGTGATGGAACTCCGGCAGGAGGTTGAAGAACAGGTCCACGATGTCCTGCTTGGTCCAGCGGCCACTCTGGCGGAGCCGCTCGATCTCCCGGAGGAAGGCCTGGAGGTGCGAAGGGTCGGCCGTGGCCGCGTTCTTGACGATGCCGATGGAATCGAAGCGCCCCAGGTCCACCTCCTCGGAATCCGTGAAGAACTCCTCGAAGTCCTTCTCCCCGGTGGTGTCGCTCTGGAAGAAGTAGCAGGGCCAGCGGCCCTGCCTCGGGGCTGAGGCCATCCGTTCCCGGGCCTCGTCCTCGGTGTCGCAAAGCAGGGGCTCGAGCCCCTTCGCGGCGAGATACCGCTCCGCGATGGAGGAGAAGGTCACGAGGTTGAGCTCGGCCGACAGCTTGGGGAAGAAGATGTCCCGGGATTCGCCGAGCAGGGCCGACATGAGGCAGAGCTGCCCGGCCTCCTCCGGCGTGAGGAAGTACCGCCGGACATCGTTGGGTGCCGAGATCGGCTGCCCCTTGGCCAGGCGCATGTTGAAGCCGTGCAGCAGGCTGCCATCCGAAAAGGCCACGTTCGCGAACCGGGCCGTGGAGATGGGCATGGCCTCCGACGAGGAGAGCAGGTACATCTCCATGATCCGCTTCGAGGCCCCCATCATGTTCACGGGATTGGCCGCCTTGTCGGTGGACACGCAGAAGTACTTCCGGGCGCCTGAGTCCGCGCCCAGCTTCAAGGTGGACAAGGTGTTCAGGATGTTCACCTGGATCATGCGCATGAGCGTGTAGGGGTCCTTCTCGCTGCGCACGTGCTTCAGGGCGGAGAGGTTCAGGATGTAGTCGTAGGGCCCTTCGGCGCGGAAGAA contains these protein-coding regions:
- a CDS encoding UDP-N-acetylglucosamine 4,6-dehydratase; this encodes MLGRSKHLLREDLGRHGAALSETVEHSRFLIIGAAGSIGQAVTLEIFSRNPRVLHAVDINENNLVELVRDIRSSHGYIKGDFRTFALDAGSPEFEAFFRAEGPYDYILNLSALKHVRSEKDPYTLMRMIQVNILNTLSTLKLGADSGARKYFCVSTDKAANPVNMMGASKRIMEMYLLSSSEAMPISTARFANVAFSDGSLLHGFNMRLAKGQPISAPNDVRRYFLTPEEAGQLCLMSALLGESRDIFFPKLSAELNLVTFSSIAERYLAAKGLEPLLCDTEDEARERMASAPRQGRWPCYFFQSDTTGEKDFEEFFTDSEEVDLGRFDSIGIVKNAATADPSHLQAFLREIERLRQSGRWTKQDIVDLFFNLLPEFHHLETGKYLDGRM
- a CDS encoding sugar transferase; translation: MIRTFDFILSSLAILVLLPILLPVMLILACTGEHHVFYLQTRIGQGGRPFSVFKFATMLLNSPNLPGGFITQAGDPRVLPFGRLLRKTKINELPQLFNVWLGQMSVIGPRPVVASHFDLYSPEQQEAIKGMKPGLSGMGSLFFRDEERILRHPEHEPKWVHDQVAAPYKGALELWYARHVSLYLYFKLIILTVLAILNPGLKPLRWFRELPPPPDLLRHHWE